The Hydrogenophaga crocea genome contains a region encoding:
- the hisB gene encoding imidazoleglycerol-phosphate dehydratase HisB translates to MNTPTPAFPDPGPGERAASVQRNTSETRIGVRVNLDGTGVAVLATGIGFFDHMLDQIARHGLIDLEIQAEGDLHIDGHHTVEDVGITLGQAFARAVGDKKGIRRYGHAYVPLDEALSRVVIDFSGRPGLHMRVPFKAGMIGGFDTQLTYEFFQGFVNHAGVTLHIDNLHGENAHHQAETVFKAFARALRMALERDARLGDAIPSTKGSL, encoded by the coding sequence ATGAACACCCCCACGCCCGCCTTTCCCGATCCGGGCCCCGGTGAGCGCGCCGCCAGCGTGCAGCGCAACACCAGCGAGACCCGCATCGGTGTGCGCGTCAACCTCGACGGCACCGGCGTCGCCGTGCTCGCCACGGGTATCGGCTTCTTCGACCACATGCTCGACCAGATCGCGCGCCACGGCCTGATCGACCTCGAGATCCAGGCCGAGGGCGATCTGCACATCGACGGCCACCACACGGTGGAAGACGTGGGCATCACGCTGGGCCAGGCCTTCGCGCGCGCCGTGGGCGACAAAAAGGGCATCCGCCGCTATGGCCACGCCTACGTGCCGCTCGACGAAGCGCTCTCGCGCGTGGTGATCGACTTCTCCGGCCGGCCCGGCCTGCACATGCGCGTGCCCTTCAAGGCCGGCATGATCGGCGGCTTCGACACCCAGCTCACCTACGAGTTCTTCCAGGGCTTCGTGAACCACGCGGGCGTCACGCTGCACATCGACAACCTGCACGGCGAGAACGCGCACCACCAGGCCGAGACCGTGTTCAAGGCCTTCGCGCGCGCGCTGCGCATGGCCCTCGAGCGCGACGCCCGCCTGGGCGACGCGATTCCCTCGACCAAGGGCTCCCTCTGA
- the hisH gene encoding imidazole glycerol phosphate synthase subunit HisH — protein MKARTVAVVDYESGNLRSVSQAVMHAAQGSGVDVVVTQSAAEIMAAERVVLPGQGHMGDCMRALADSGLMDAVLHACANKPLFGVCVGMQMLLDRSEEGPTDGLGLIPGEVRRFRLEGRLQPDGSRFKVPQMGWNRVFQTRPHPVWAGVPDGSYFYFVHSYFAAPALAAHVAGECDYGGRFAAAVARDNIFATQFHPEKSADQGLALYRNFLSWNP, from the coding sequence ATGAAAGCCAGGACGGTCGCCGTGGTCGACTACGAGAGCGGAAACCTCCGCTCGGTTTCGCAGGCGGTGATGCACGCGGCGCAGGGCAGCGGTGTCGACGTGGTCGTCACCCAGTCGGCCGCCGAGATCATGGCCGCGGAGCGCGTGGTGCTGCCCGGCCAGGGCCACATGGGCGACTGCATGCGCGCGCTCGCCGATTCGGGCCTGATGGACGCGGTGCTGCACGCCTGTGCGAACAAGCCGCTGTTCGGCGTCTGCGTGGGCATGCAGATGCTGCTCGACCGCAGCGAAGAAGGCCCCACCGACGGTCTGGGCCTGATCCCCGGCGAGGTGCGTCGCTTCCGGCTCGAGGGCCGGCTGCAGCCCGATGGCAGCCGCTTCAAGGTGCCGCAGATGGGCTGGAACCGCGTGTTCCAGACCCGGCCGCACCCGGTGTGGGCCGGCGTGCCCGACGGCAGCTACTTCTACTTCGTGCACAGCTACTTCGCCGCGCCCGCGCTGGCGGCCCATGTCGCCGGCGAATGCGACTACGGCGGCCGCTTTGCAGCCGCGGTGGCACGCGATAACATTTTTGCGACCCAGTTTCACCCCGAGAAGAGTGCCGACCAAGGCCTCGCGCTCTACCGCAACTTCCTTTCCTGGAACCCCTGA
- the hisA gene encoding 1-(5-phosphoribosyl)-5-[(5-phosphoribosylamino)methylideneamino]imidazole-4-carboxamide isomerase encodes MLLIPAIDLKDGHCVRLKQGDMDQSTVFSEDPAAMARNWVAKGARRVHLVDLNGAFAGKPKNEQAIRAILKEIGSEVDVQLGGGIRDLDTIERYLDAGLRYVIIGTAAVKNPGFLQDACTAFGGHIIVGLDAKDGKVATDGWSKLTGHEVIDLAKKFEDYGVESIVYTDIGRDGMLTGINIEATVKLAQSLTIPVIASGGLSNLEDIRKLCAVEDEGVEGVICGRSIYSGDLDFEAAQKLADELNG; translated from the coding sequence ATGCTGCTGATTCCCGCCATCGACCTCAAGGACGGCCACTGCGTTCGCCTCAAGCAAGGCGACATGGACCAATCCACGGTGTTCAGCGAAGACCCGGCCGCCATGGCGCGCAACTGGGTGGCCAAGGGCGCGCGACGCGTGCATCTCGTCGACCTCAACGGCGCGTTCGCGGGCAAGCCCAAGAACGAGCAGGCCATCCGCGCCATCCTCAAGGAAATCGGCAGCGAGGTCGACGTGCAGCTGGGCGGCGGCATCCGCGACCTCGACACCATCGAGCGCTACCTCGACGCCGGCCTGCGCTACGTGATCATCGGCACCGCCGCGGTCAAGAACCCGGGCTTTCTGCAGGACGCCTGCACCGCCTTCGGCGGCCACATCATCGTGGGCCTCGATGCCAAGGACGGCAAGGTCGCCACCGACGGCTGGAGCAAGCTCACCGGCCACGAAGTGATCGACCTCGCGAAGAAGTTCGAAGACTACGGCGTCGAATCCATCGTCTACACCGACATCGGCCGCGACGGCATGCTCACGGGCATCAACATCGAGGCCACGGTCAAGCTCGCGCAGTCGCTGACCATTCCCGTGATCGCCTCGGGTGGCCTGTCCAACCTCGAGGACATCCGCAAGCTCTGCGCGGTGGAAGACGAGGGCGTGGAAGGCGTGATCTGCGGCCGCTCCATCTACAGCGGCGACCTCGATTTCGAAGCCGCGCAAAAGCTCGCCGACGAGCTGAACGGATAA
- the hisF gene encoding imidazole glycerol phosphate synthase subunit HisF, protein MLAKRIIPCLDVTGGRVVKGVNFVELRDAGDPVEIAARYNEQGADELTFLDITATSDGRDLILPIIEAVASQVFIPLTVGGGVRTVEDVRRLLNAGADKTSFNSAAIANPQVIRDASDKYGSQCIVVAIDAKRRQGEDLAQRGEGWDVYSHGGRKNTGLDAVAWAQRMAELGAGEILLTSMDRDGTKSGFDLALTRAVADTVSVPVIASGGVGNLDHLADGVQQGGADAVLAASIFHYGEYTVAQAKARMAERGIPVRR, encoded by the coding sequence GTGCTCGCCAAACGCATCATTCCCTGCCTCGATGTCACGGGTGGCCGCGTCGTCAAGGGCGTGAACTTCGTCGAGCTGCGCGACGCCGGCGACCCGGTGGAGATCGCGGCCCGCTACAACGAGCAGGGCGCCGACGAGCTCACCTTCCTCGACATCACCGCCACCAGCGACGGCCGCGACCTGATCCTGCCCATCATCGAGGCCGTGGCCTCGCAGGTCTTCATTCCGCTCACCGTCGGTGGCGGCGTGCGCACCGTCGAAGACGTGCGCCGCCTGCTCAATGCGGGTGCCGACAAGACCAGCTTCAACTCGGCCGCCATCGCCAACCCCCAGGTCATCCGCGACGCGTCCGACAAGTACGGCTCGCAGTGCATCGTGGTGGCGATCGACGCCAAGCGCCGCCAGGGCGAGGACCTTGCGCAGCGCGGCGAGGGCTGGGACGTGTACAGCCATGGCGGCCGCAAGAACACCGGCCTCGACGCCGTGGCCTGGGCGCAGCGCATGGCCGAGCTCGGCGCGGGCGAGATCCTGCTCACCAGCATGGACCGCGACGGCACCAAGTCGGGCTTCGACCTCGCGCTCACGCGTGCCGTGGCCGACACCGTGAGCGTGCCCGTGATCGCCTCGGGCGGTGTGGGCAACCTCGACCACCTCGCCGACGGCGTGCAGCAGGGCGGCGCCGACGCCGTGCTGGCCGCGAGCATCTTCCACTACGGCGAGTACACCGTGGCCCAGGCCAAGGCGCGCATGGCCGAGCGTGGCATTCCCGTGAGGCGCTGA
- the hisI gene encoding phosphoribosyl-AMP cyclohydrolase: MDWLDAVKWDAQGLVPVIAQEAATGDVLMFAWMNREALQKTAELGRAVYYSRSRHKLWFKGEESGHVQTVHDIRLDCDNDVVLLKVTQLGHEPGIACHTGRHSCFFQRHENGQWITVEPVLKDPESIYR, from the coding sequence ATGGACTGGCTCGATGCCGTGAAATGGGACGCGCAGGGCCTGGTGCCCGTGATCGCGCAAGAGGCCGCCACGGGCGATGTGCTCATGTTCGCCTGGATGAACCGCGAAGCGCTGCAGAAGACCGCCGAGCTCGGCCGCGCCGTGTACTACAGCCGTTCGCGCCACAAGCTCTGGTTCAAGGGCGAAGAATCGGGCCACGTGCAGACCGTGCACGACATCCGGCTCGATTGCGACAACGACGTGGTGCTGCTCAAGGTCACGCAGCTCGGCCATGAGCCCGGCATCGCCTGCCACACCGGCCGGCACAGCTGTTTCTTCCAGCGCCACGAGAACGGGCAATGGATCACTGTCGAGCCGGTCTTGAAAGACCCGGAATCGATCTACAGGTAA
- a CDS encoding phosphoribosyl-ATP diphosphatase, producing MSTVDDLARLAAVIESRKPANGGDPEKSYVARLLHKGPDAFLKKIGEEATEAVMAAKDIDHGGDRQKLVNEVADLWFHSMVALAHYGLGPAEVVAELARREGLSGLEEKALRKAQAREAGE from the coding sequence ATGAGCACCGTCGACGACCTGGCCCGCCTGGCCGCCGTGATCGAAAGCCGCAAGCCCGCCAACGGCGGCGATCCCGAGAAGAGCTACGTCGCACGCCTGCTGCACAAGGGCCCCGACGCCTTTCTCAAGAAGATCGGTGAAGAGGCCACCGAGGCCGTGATGGCCGCCAAGGACATCGACCACGGCGGCGACCGGCAGAAACTGGTGAACGAAGTGGCCGATCTGTGGTTCCACAGCATGGTGGCCCTGGCCCACTACGGCCTGGGCCCGGCCGAGGTGGTGGCCGAACTCGCGCGCCGCGAGGGCCTGAGCGGACTCGAAGAGAAGGCGCTGCGCAAGGCGCAGGCGCGCGAGGCCGGTGAATGA
- a CDS encoding DUF4870 family protein has translation MSDVIDVETTDSEKAQSLKSVGWLSYLLHLIVAVGAVLPATQPGVALLIVALVIDLVKKGDAEGTWQASHFAWRIRTVIWAAILYLVTSPLWLLLIAPGWIAWGLISLWFLYRIVRGMVNMNDNRPMPR, from the coding sequence ATGAGCGACGTGATCGACGTGGAAACCACCGACAGCGAAAAGGCCCAGTCGCTCAAGAGCGTGGGCTGGCTCAGCTACCTGCTGCACCTCATCGTGGCCGTGGGCGCGGTGCTGCCGGCCACGCAGCCCGGTGTGGCGCTGCTCATCGTGGCGCTGGTGATCGATCTCGTGAAGAAGGGCGATGCCGAAGGCACCTGGCAGGCCAGCCACTTCGCCTGGCGCATCCGCACGGTGATCTGGGCCGCCATCCTCTACCTCGTCACCTCGCCGCTGTGGCTGTTGCTGATCGCGCCGGGCTGGATCGCCTGGGGCCTGATCTCGCTCTGGTTCCTCTACCGCATCGTCCGCGGCATGGTGAACATGAACGACAACCGCCCGATGCCCCGCTGA
- a CDS encoding histidine triad nucleotide-binding protein — protein MSAHDPNCIFCKIVAGQIPSKKVYEDEDIYAFHDINPWAPVHFLLVPRRHIPSMAQIGAEHERLMGRMLTLAPRLALEQGCNPYPEGGFRIVCNTGLEGGQEVHHLHVHVMGGPRPWARG, from the coding sequence ATGAGCGCACACGACCCCAACTGCATCTTCTGCAAGATCGTCGCCGGCCAGATCCCGTCGAAGAAGGTCTATGAAGACGAGGACATCTACGCCTTCCACGACATCAACCCCTGGGCGCCGGTGCACTTCCTGCTCGTGCCCCGGCGCCACATCCCGTCCATGGCCCAGATCGGGGCCGAACACGAACGCCTCATGGGCCGCATGCTCACGCTCGCGCCCCGGCTCGCGCTCGAGCAGGGCTGCAACCCCTACCCCGAAGGCGGCTTTCGCATCGTGTGCAACACGGGCCTTGAAGGCGGCCAGGAAGTGCACCACCTGCACGTGCACGTCATGGGCGGCCCGCGTCCCTGGGCGCGCGGTTGA
- the tatA gene encoding Sec-independent protein translocase subunit TatA codes for MGTFSIWHWLIVLLIVVMVFGTKKLKNIGSDLGGAVKGFKDGMKEGGQNAADAPAGQAPQQVTQNSAADKGTIDVEAKHKS; via the coding sequence ATGGGTACGTTTTCCATCTGGCACTGGCTCATCGTCCTGCTGATCGTCGTCATGGTGTTCGGCACCAAGAAGCTCAAGAACATCGGCTCCGACCTCGGCGGCGCCGTCAAGGGCTTCAAGGACGGCATGAAAGAAGGCGGCCAGAACGCCGCCGATGCCCCCGCGGGCCAGGCGCCCCAGCAGGTCACGCAGAACAGCGCGGCCGACAAGGGCACCATCGACGTCGAAGCCAAGCACAAGAGCTGA
- the tatB gene encoding Sec-independent protein translocase protein TatB, producing MIDLGISKLALIGAVALVVIGPEKLPRVARTVGTLLGKAQRYVADVKAEVNRSMELEELKKMKDSVESAARDVQTSVESGASDFEKSWSEATAGLNEPLREPGEADAYGQPVFPVYKHPKKNFRLKQKAVPQWFKSRAGIRTRTQSGAARVARFRPRPSSKS from the coding sequence ATGATCGATCTGGGCATTTCCAAGCTCGCGCTCATCGGTGCGGTGGCGCTGGTCGTCATCGGTCCCGAGAAACTGCCGCGCGTGGCGCGCACGGTCGGCACGCTGCTGGGCAAAGCCCAGCGCTACGTGGCCGACGTCAAAGCCGAGGTCAACCGCTCGATGGAGCTCGAAGAGCTCAAGAAGATGAAGGACTCGGTGGAAAGCGCGGCGCGCGACGTGCAGACCTCGGTCGAGTCGGGCGCGAGCGACTTCGAGAAGTCCTGGTCCGAGGCCACGGCGGGCCTGAACGAGCCGCTGCGCGAACCCGGTGAAGCCGACGCCTACGGCCAGCCGGTGTTCCCGGTCTACAAGCACCCCAAGAAGAATTTCCGCCTGAAGCAGAAGGCGGTGCCGCAGTGGTTCAAGTCCCGCGCCGGCATCCGCACGCGCACCCAGTCGGGCGCGGCCCGCGTGGCCCGCTTCCGGCCCCGCCCGTCCAGCAAATCCTGA
- the tatC gene encoding twin-arginine translocase subunit TatC, translating to MSDKPDPADELAGTEQPFVQHLMELRDRLLYSVIGLAVCMAALAIWPGPAGLIDLVAVPIRAHMPPDARLIAVGVFSPFFVPLKVLAMAAVLLSLPWWMYQLWSFIAPGLYSHEKRFAVPLIFLGSLLAYAGIAFVQFFVLDKMFAFIQKFTPASVAATPDIASYVEAILGLYLAFGLAFQVPIVVILLVKMGMVSIQKLKDFRGYFIVISFIIAAVVTPPDVISQLALAVPMCVLYELGIWGAQLFLKNGRKDGEDEEGADQKPAA from the coding sequence ATGTCCGACAAGCCCGATCCCGCCGACGAGCTCGCCGGCACCGAACAGCCCTTCGTGCAGCACCTGATGGAGCTGCGCGACCGGCTCCTCTACAGCGTCATCGGTCTGGCGGTCTGCATGGCCGCGCTCGCGATCTGGCCCGGGCCGGCCGGCCTGATCGATCTCGTGGCCGTGCCCATCCGCGCGCACATGCCGCCTGACGCGCGCCTGATCGCCGTGGGCGTGTTCTCGCCGTTCTTCGTGCCGCTCAAGGTGCTGGCCATGGCCGCCGTGCTGCTGTCGCTGCCGTGGTGGATGTACCAGCTCTGGTCGTTCATCGCGCCGGGCCTCTACAGCCACGAGAAGCGCTTCGCCGTGCCCCTGATCTTCCTGGGCAGCCTGCTGGCCTATGCGGGCATCGCGTTCGTGCAGTTCTTCGTGCTCGACAAGATGTTCGCGTTCATCCAGAAGTTCACGCCCGCCAGCGTGGCCGCCACGCCCGACATCGCGTCCTACGTCGAGGCCATTCTGGGCCTGTACCTCGCGTTCGGCCTGGCCTTCCAGGTGCCCATCGTGGTCATCCTGCTCGTGAAGATGGGCATGGTCTCGATCCAGAAGCTCAAGGATTTCCGCGGCTACTTCATCGTCATCTCGTTCATCATCGCCGCCGTGGTGACCCCGCCCGACGTGATCTCGCAGCTCGCGCTGGCCGTGCCCATGTGCGTGCTCTACGAGCTCGGTATCTGGGGCGCGCAGCTGTTCCTCAAGAACGGCCGCAAGGACGGCGAGGACGAAGAGGGCGCGGACCAGAAGCCCGCCGCCTGA
- a CDS encoding Do family serine endopeptidase: MKRLWLVFAQTVTVLVAVLFVVATLQPQWLGRRAMPSVVPVFEALPGSSPAVGGDPGAVSLRAAAKAASPAVVSINTSKAAPNNPNSADPWFRFFFGDQANNQPQTGLGSGVILSPAGYVLTNNHVIEEADEIQVILNDGRQASAQVIGTDPETDLAVLKIGLTDLPVITLGDSDALEIGDPVLAIGNPFGVGQTVTSGIVSALGRTQLGINTFENFIQTDAAINPGNSGGALVDVHGHLMGINTAIYSRSGGSMGIGFAIPTSTARSVMEAIVKDGQVTRGWIGVEPQDLTPELAESFGVGVRSGVIITGVLQNGPAAQAGIRPGDVITKVKGREVRDVPQLLSAVAALPPGEKAELDVLRREASLKVQVTPGKRNLARQAVNRR; encoded by the coding sequence ATGAAACGCCTCTGGCTCGTGTTTGCCCAAACCGTCACTGTCCTGGTGGCGGTGCTCTTCGTGGTCGCCACCCTGCAGCCGCAGTGGCTGGGCCGGCGTGCCATGCCCTCGGTGGTGCCGGTGTTCGAGGCCCTGCCCGGCAGCTCGCCCGCAGTGGGCGGCGATCCCGGCGCGGTGAGCCTGCGCGCAGCGGCCAAGGCAGCTTCCCCCGCGGTGGTCAGCATCAACACCAGCAAGGCCGCCCCCAACAACCCCAACAGCGCCGACCCCTGGTTCCGCTTCTTCTTCGGCGACCAGGCCAACAACCAGCCCCAGACCGGCCTGGGCTCGGGCGTGATCCTCAGCCCGGCGGGTTACGTGCTGACCAACAACCACGTGATCGAAGAGGCCGACGAGATCCAGGTCATCCTCAACGACGGCCGCCAGGCCAGCGCCCAGGTGATCGGCACCGACCCCGAGACCGACCTGGCCGTGCTCAAGATCGGCCTCACCGACCTGCCCGTGATCACGCTCGGCGACTCCGACGCGCTCGAGATCGGCGATCCGGTGCTGGCCATCGGCAACCCCTTCGGCGTGGGCCAGACCGTCACCAGCGGCATCGTGAGCGCGCTGGGCCGCACCCAGCTGGGCATCAACACCTTCGAGAACTTCATCCAGACCGATGCCGCGATCAACCCGGGCAACTCGGGCGGCGCGCTGGTCGACGTGCATGGCCACCTGATGGGCATCAACACCGCGATCTATTCACGCTCGGGCGGCTCCATGGGCATCGGCTTCGCCATTCCCACCTCGACCGCGCGCAGCGTGATGGAGGCCATCGTCAAGGACGGCCAGGTCACGCGCGGCTGGATCGGCGTGGAGCCCCAGGACCTCACGCCCGAGCTCGCGGAAAGCTTCGGCGTTGGCGTGCGCAGCGGCGTGATCATCACGGGCGTGCTGCAGAACGGCCCCGCGGCCCAGGCCGGCATCCGGCCGGGCGACGTGATCACGAAGGTGAAGGGCCGCGAGGTGCGCGACGTGCCGCAGCTGCTGTCGGCCGTGGCCGCGCTGCCCCCCGGCGAAAAGGCCGAGCTCGATGTGCTGCGCCGCGAAGCGTCGCTGAAGGTTCAGGTGACGCCCGGCAAGCGCAACCTTGCGCGCCAGGCCGTCAACCGCCGCTGA
- a CDS encoding Nif3-like dinuclear metal center hexameric protein encodes MSTTRDALAHAFDALLQPAAFKDYGPNGLQVEGRGEVRRLVSGVTASRALIDAAIEAGADAIVVHHGLFWRGQDGRVTGWMKQRLSRLLAHDISLFAYHLPLDAHPALGNNAQLARVLGIALEDGVRFGDQSLGFVGRREAASARALADHVQATLGRAVTLVAEPDRPVRRIGLCTGGAQGYFEAAIAAGVDAFITGEISEPQAHYARECGVAYLACGHHATERYGAPAVAMQVASELGIEHRFIDIPNPA; translated from the coding sequence ATGAGCACCACCCGCGACGCACTCGCCCACGCGTTCGACGCCCTGCTGCAGCCCGCGGCGTTCAAGGACTACGGCCCGAACGGCCTGCAGGTGGAGGGCCGCGGCGAGGTGCGCCGGCTGGTCAGTGGCGTGACCGCGAGCCGCGCGCTCATCGACGCCGCCATCGAGGCCGGCGCCGACGCCATCGTGGTGCACCACGGCCTGTTCTGGCGTGGCCAGGACGGGCGCGTGACCGGCTGGATGAAACAGCGCCTGTCGCGCCTGCTCGCGCACGACATCAGCCTCTTTGCCTACCACCTGCCGCTGGACGCGCACCCCGCGCTCGGCAACAACGCGCAACTGGCCCGGGTGCTCGGCATCGCACTCGAAGACGGCGTGCGCTTCGGCGACCAGTCGCTGGGCTTCGTGGGGCGGCGTGAAGCCGCCAGCGCCCGCGCCCTGGCCGATCACGTGCAGGCCACGCTGGGTCGCGCGGTCACGCTGGTGGCCGAACCCGACCGCCCGGTGCGCCGCATCGGCCTGTGCACGGGCGGTGCGCAGGGCTACTTCGAGGCCGCGATCGCCGCCGGCGTCGACGCCTTCATCACCGGCGAAATCTCCGAACCGCAGGCCCACTACGCGCGCGAATGCGGCGTGGCCTACCTGGCCTGCGGCCACCACGCCACCGAGCGCTACGGCGCGCCCGCCGTGGCCATGCAGGTGGCGTCCGAGCTCGGCATCGAGCACCGGTTCATCGACATTCCGAACCCGGCATGA
- the pdxA gene encoding 4-hydroxythreonine-4-phosphate dehydrogenase PdxA, whose amino-acid sequence MTDLPLAISMGDPAGIGPETVMRALIERPALRERVVVLGDVGTLHRAAHLVAPAGPPVLAELSAVADAATRPPGAVALVQVGEALPALPWGAVSAQAGRAAAAAVRAGARAVLAGQARALVTAPLHKEALAAAGEPFPGHTELLQALAAEHLGVAIDAVPVRMMLSAPGLATVLVSIHVALREALDAVRAPNVLQTVRITHAHFRRMGLARPRIAVAGLNPHAGEGGLFGREEIEHIAPAVAAARAEGIEASGPHPPDTVFMRARQGAFDVVVAMYHDQGLIPVKLLGVEHGVNTTLGLPFVRTSPDHGTAFDIAGQGIASADSLLAAIEAAAAASALSA is encoded by the coding sequence GTGACCGATCTCCCGCTGGCCATCAGCATGGGCGATCCCGCGGGCATCGGCCCCGAGACCGTGATGCGCGCCCTGATCGAGCGCCCCGCGCTGCGCGAACGGGTCGTGGTACTGGGCGACGTGGGCACGCTGCACCGCGCCGCGCACCTGGTGGCGCCGGCCGGCCCGCCGGTGCTGGCCGAGCTCTCGGCGGTGGCCGACGCCGCGACGCGGCCACCCGGCGCGGTGGCCTTGGTGCAGGTGGGCGAGGCACTGCCCGCCTTGCCCTGGGGCGCGGTCTCGGCGCAGGCCGGCCGGGCGGCGGCCGCGGCCGTGCGGGCAGGCGCCCGCGCGGTGCTGGCCGGTCAGGCCCGGGCGCTGGTCACGGCACCGCTGCACAAGGAAGCGCTGGCCGCCGCCGGTGAGCCGTTTCCCGGCCACACCGAACTGCTGCAGGCGCTGGCCGCCGAACACCTGGGCGTGGCGATCGACGCCGTGCCGGTGCGCATGATGCTCAGCGCCCCGGGCCTGGCCACCGTGCTCGTGAGCATCCACGTGGCACTGCGCGAAGCGCTCGACGCGGTGCGCGCGCCGAACGTGCTGCAGACCGTGCGCATCACCCACGCCCACTTCCGGCGCATGGGGCTGGCGCGCCCGCGCATCGCGGTGGCCGGGCTGAACCCGCACGCGGGGGAGGGCGGGCTCTTCGGCCGCGAAGAGATCGAGCACATCGCGCCCGCCGTGGCCGCGGCGCGGGCCGAGGGCATCGAGGCCAGCGGGCCGCACCCGCCCGACACGGTGTTCATGCGCGCGCGCCAGGGCGCGTTCGACGTGGTCGTGGCCATGTACCACGACCAGGGGCTGATCCCCGTGAAGCTGCTGGGCGTAGAGCACGGCGTGAACACCACGCTGGGCCTGCCCTTCGTGCGCACAAGCCCAGACCACGGCACCGCGTTCGACATCGCGGGCCAGGGTATTGCCAGCGCGGACAGCCTGCTCGCCGCGATCGAGGCCGCAGCAGCGGCCAGCGCACTCAGCGCTTGA
- the mscL gene encoding large conductance mechanosensitive channel protein MscL — protein sequence MGMMQEFREFAVKGNVIDLAVGVIIGGAFGKIVSSLVDDVIMPVVGLVFGKLDFSNLFVVLGSVPEGTARTLAAMKQAGVPVLAYGNFITVGINFLILAFIIFMMVKQVNRLKREAPPAPPAATPEDIVLLREIRDSLKR from the coding sequence ATGGGCATGATGCAGGAGTTCAGAGAGTTCGCCGTCAAGGGCAATGTGATCGATCTCGCGGTCGGCGTGATCATCGGCGGCGCCTTTGGCAAGATCGTCAGTTCGCTGGTCGACGACGTGATCATGCCGGTGGTGGGCCTGGTGTTCGGCAAGCTCGACTTCAGCAACCTGTTCGTCGTGCTCGGCAGCGTGCCCGAGGGCACCGCGCGCACGCTGGCGGCCATGAAACAGGCCGGCGTGCCGGTGCTGGCCTATGGCAACTTCATCACGGTGGGCATCAACTTCCTGATCCTGGCCTTCATCATCTTCATGATGGTCAAGCAGGTGAACCGCCTCAAGCGCGAAGCGCCCCCGGCGCCGCCGGCCGCCACGCCGGAAGACATCGTGCTGCTGCGCGAGATCCGCGACAGCCTCAAGCGCTGA
- the petA gene encoding ubiquinol-cytochrome c reductase iron-sulfur subunit, whose protein sequence is MSEATANSGQVAGATNGTVDSSRRTWLITSCAMGGVGAAAVAVPFVSSFQPSERAKAAGAAVEVDISTIAPGEKRIVEWRGKPVWIFRRTPEQLATLEQDEAQLADPNSNRTAIPTPAYAKNRHRSIKPEFFVAVGICTHLGCSPGDKLTPGPQPSLPNDWKGGFLCACHGSTFDVAGRVFQNKPAPDNLEIPPHYYASDNLLVVGEEKSA, encoded by the coding sequence ATGAGTGAAGCTACTGCCAACAGCGGCCAAGTCGCTGGGGCCACCAACGGCACTGTGGACAGCAGCCGCCGGACCTGGCTGATCACCTCCTGCGCCATGGGTGGCGTGGGTGCCGCGGCCGTTGCCGTGCCCTTCGTGAGCTCCTTCCAGCCCTCCGAGCGCGCCAAGGCCGCCGGCGCGGCTGTCGAAGTGGACATTTCCACCATCGCTCCCGGCGAGAAGCGCATCGTGGAATGGCGCGGCAAGCCGGTGTGGATCTTCCGCCGCACGCCCGAGCAGCTGGCCACCCTGGAGCAGGACGAGGCCCAGCTCGCCGACCCGAACTCCAACCGCACGGCCATCCCCACGCCGGCGTACGCCAAGAACCGCCACCGCTCGATCAAGCCCGAGTTCTTCGTGGCCGTGGGCATCTGCACCCACCTGGGTTGCTCGCCCGGCGACAAGCTCACTCCCGGTCCGCAGCCGTCGCTGCCCAACGACTGGAAGGGCGGTTTCCTCTGCGCCTGCCACGGCTCCACGTTCGACGTCGCCGGCCGCGTGTTCCAGAACAAGCCCGCGCCCGACAACCTCGAGATCCCGCCGCACTACTACGCGTCCGACAACCTGCTCGTGGTCGGCGAAGAGAAGTCGGCCTGA